CCTGGTGTTCTACGTGGGTGCCGTGTTCGTGATGCTGTGCCTGTTCCCGTGGAACCAGCTGGGCACCTCCGAGAGTCCCTTCGTGACGATCTTCGACAAGATCGGCATCACCGGTGCGGCCAATATCCTCAACCTGGTGGTGCTCACCGCCGCCGCGTCGGCCTACAACTCCGGGCTGTATTCCAATGGCCGCATGCTCTACAGCCTGGCGCGCCAGCACAATGCGCCCCGCGCGCTCATGAAGGTGAACCGCTTCGGCTCGCCGTGGGTGGGCGTGCTGGTGTCATCGGCGGTCACTGCCGTGGCCGTGGTGCTGACCTTCCTGTTCCCTGACACCGTCTTCCTCTATGTGATGTCGATCGCCCTGATGGCCGCCATGACCAACTGGGTGATGGTGGTCTACACCGACGTGAAGTTCCGCCAGCGCATCGGTCCCGAGGGTGCCGCCAAGCTGGCCTACCGGATGCCGGGCAACCCCTGGACCAACTACGCCACCCTGGCCTTCCTCGGTTTCGTGATGGTGCTGATGGCGTTCACGCCCGATTACCGCATCGCCCTGCCGATCGGCGCGGTGTGGATCGCCGGGCTGCTCTGCGCCTATTCGCTGGTGAAGCGGTGGCGCGACAAGCACGGCATCGAGGCCGTGTCGGAGGACCGCTGGCGCATGTGAGCGGGCCGGCGGGATGGGCCCGTCGCGTCGCCGCGCGGACGACTACGTGGCAGCGCGTGGTCACATAGCGGGACGGTGGGGGCGTAGCACTGCCCCGACGTTGTGAGTTAGGTTAGGCTTACCTTGGTAACGCACCATGAGGCGTCGCCAGGAAGGCTCAATCATGGCTCAGCAGACCCCCGTGACGCAGGCAGGCGTCTTCACGAACCTCGCCAGCGAATTGCCGGTGGTGCCGAAGAGCACCACCTCGCGCGTGGTGCTCGACAACGACCTGATCCGGGTGGTCGAGTTCACCTTCGACGCCGGCGAGCTGCTCACCGAGCACGCATCCCCCAGGGCCGTGGTGGTGCAGCTGCTCGAGGGCACCATGTCGTTCACCGTGGACGGTGCGGAGAGCACCCTGCACGTCGGCGATGTGGTCTACCTGGCGCCCGGCACCCCGCACGCGCTGGTGGCCACCACCGCCTGCCGCATGAGCCTGGTGATGGTTGAGGCCGGCGCCCACCTGGCGGGTGAGAACTGATGGCCAGCACCGGAATCGCGACCAACGGGCCCGCGGCCGGGCGGCGGGGTCGCCGACGCGGCTGGCTGCGTCAGGCCCCCGAGGCCTTGACCGCTGGGGCCTTGGCCCCTGAGACTTTGACTTCTGCGCCGCCCGCCGACGAGGTGCCCGATGCGCGCCTGCAGGGCCACTGGCTGCTGGCGTCGATGGGCAAGCGCGTGCTGCGTCCCGGTGGGTTGCACCTGACCCACGAGATGCTCGAGGCCGCCGCCCCCCATGCGGGCGACCGCATCGTGGAGTTCGGGCCCGGCGTGGGACTCACCGCCGCCGAGTTGCTGGCAGCGCGTCCCGCGTTCTATGTGGGCATCGAGCCCAACACCGAGGGTCGCGCGAAGCTTGACGCCGTGCTTTCCGGGCGTCCGGCACGCGTGGTCACCGCGGAGGCCTCCGCGAGCGGCCTGGACGCGGGCTCGGCCGACCTGGTGGTGGGCGAGGCGATGCTCACCATGTCGTCGCCGCAGCAGCGCCGCGCAATCGTCGCCGAGGCTGCCCGCGTGCTGGCTGCTGGGGGACGCTATGCCATCCACGAACTCGCACTGGCCGATACGGCCCCCGACCCCGACCGGCGCACCGGCCGCGGCGAGGTGTCGCGCGAGATCTCGGCCACGATCAAGGTGGGGGCCACGCCGGTGAAGTTGGCCGTGTGGCGGGCACTGCTCACCGACGCCGGCTTCGACGTCGTCTGGCAGGGCACCGCCCCGATGCGCCTACTGGAGCCGAGCCGCCTGATCGCCGACGAGGGGCCGATCGGCTTCGCCCGGTTTGCCACGAACATGATCCGGCGCCCCGAGGCGCGCCGGCGCGTGCTGGCCATGCGCAACAGCTTCCGGGCGCACAAGGCCGACCTGAGCGCGGTCGCCATGGTGGCGGTGAAGAGGCCAACCCAGCACTGAGCCCCATGGCCGACCAGGGGATTCCTCGCGGTCCGGTGCGTGTACACACATCCACGCGATCGGCTGTCAGTGCGGGTTGCCCTGCAGTAGTGATGCCCTGCAGGGCCTGATCACCCCCGGGTTCCTCCTTCCCGGGGGTGATCGTCACCCCGTCGCCATTTGGCCGCGGGCGTCCGTGCGCTTACAGTGGACGGCACCCCAACACAGGAGTTTTCTTGAAGCTGTGAGATCCGGCACCCGGGAGTTTCCGGTGCCATCCGGCCCACCGACGTCGACCCCAGGATCTCGCATGTCCCATACTTCTGTTTCCCCTTCTGCTTTCACGCGCGCTGCTCCCACGGTGGTGGTTGATCACGCCAGCTTCGAGCTGCCCGACGGCCAACCCGTGCTCAGCGATGTCTCCGCCGCGTTCCCTGCCGGCCGCACCGGCCTGATCGGCGACAACGGCACCGGCAAGACCACCCTGATGCGCCTCATTGCCGGAGAACTGACGCCCACCGAGGGCTCGGTGCACGTCGCCGGCAGCTGCTCCTATCTGCCCCAGGACGTCACGAGCGCAGCGGACATCAGCGTGGCCGACCAGCTCGGCATCACCGCCATCCGGCAGGCCCTGACCCGCATCGAGGCCGGCTCGGTGGACGTGCACGACTACGACCTCGTCGGCGACGACTGGGACGTGGACGCCCGCGCGGTCGCCGAGCTCGCCGGACTCGGCCTGAGGGCTGACGTCGGCTGGCTCGACCGGCCCATGTCCGAGCTGTCGGGCGGCGAGGCGATGGGCGTCGCCCTGGCGGCCACCCGGCTGGTCCGGGCCGATGTCACCCTGCTCGACGAGCCCACCAACAACCTTGATGCGCACGCCCGTGCGGCGCTGATCGGGCAGCTGGCGCACTGGCCCGGTGCCGTGATCGTGGTGTCCCACGACCGGGGGCTGTTGGAGGCCGTTGACGCCATCTGTGAGCTGTCGTGGGTGGGTGCGGGTGCGTCGCGTACTCAGCAGGTGACCATGTTCGGCGGCAACTTCAGCCAGTTCGAGGCCCAGCGCGAGGTGCAGCGGGCTGCGGCGGAACGCGAGCTGCGTTCGGCCGACGCCGAGGTGCACCGCGCCCGGGCGCAGATGCGTGCCGAGCAGCAACGCCAGCAGCAACGTGACCGCTCGGCCCGTCGCGAGAACGCTCGCGGCAATGTGTCGAAGGGCGAGCGCGACTTCCTCGCCAACCGTGCCGAGAAGAACACCGGAGGAAAGAAACTCATGCACAATGCCCGACTCCATGACGCCGAAGCGGCCCGCGCGGCGGCCGATGCGGCCGCCCGCCAGCCCGATGTGATCCGCATTCCGCTGCCCGACACCGCCGTCGCGCCCGGCAAGCAGATCGTGCAGGTGAAGGTGGGCGCCGGCCAGCAGTTGCGCATCGACGGACCCGAGCGCATCCGGGTGTCCGGCGACAACGGCACCGGCAAGTCGATGCTGCTCAAGCTGATCACCGGCCAGGTCGACGCGGTTCCCGCAGGCCTGTTCGCGGCGCCGGTGGGCCTGCAGCTGGCGCCGACCGTGTCCACCGGCGTGCTCAGCCAGCGCACCGACGAACTCGACCGCTTCGACACCTGCATCGACGCCCTGCTCGACGTTGCCGCGCAGCGCACGTCCGGGGAGGCCCGGGAACTGTTGGCACGGTTCCTCATCACCGGTGACAAGGCCTTTCAGCTGCCCGCCACATTGTCGGGTGGCGAGCGCTTCCGGGTGGCGATGGCCCGGGTGCTGTTCACCGACCCGGCACCGCAGCTGCTGGTGCTCGACGAGCCCACCAACAACCTCGACATGGCCTCGGTCGACCACCTGCTGGAGGCCCTCGACGGCTACCAGGGAGCGTTGCTCGTGGTGACCCACGATGCCCACCTGGCCGGCGGCCTGCACTTCAACCGCAGCTGGCAGTTGCGACGCACCGACGAGGGCACGGTGATCGAGGAGCAGCTCGGCGGCTGAGCCCGTG
The window above is part of the Propionibacterium freudenreichii subsp. freudenreichii genome. Proteins encoded here:
- a CDS encoding class I SAM-dependent methyltransferase → MTSAPPADEVPDARLQGHWLLASMGKRVLRPGGLHLTHEMLEAAAPHAGDRIVEFGPGVGLTAAELLAARPAFYVGIEPNTEGRAKLDAVLSGRPARVVTAEASASGLDAGSADLVVGEAMLTMSSPQQRRAIVAEAARVLAAGGRYAIHELALADTAPDPDRRTGRGEVSREISATIKVGATPVKLAVWRALLTDAGFDVVWQGTAPMRLLEPSRLIADEGPIGFARFATNMIRRPEARRRVLAMRNSFRAHKADLSAVAMVAVKRPTQH
- a CDS encoding cupin domain-containing protein — its product is MAQQTPVTQAGVFTNLASELPVVPKSTTSRVVLDNDLIRVVEFTFDAGELLTEHASPRAVVVQLLEGTMSFTVDGAESTLHVGDVVYLAPGTPHALVATTACRMSLVMVEAGAHLAGEN
- a CDS encoding ABC-F family ATP-binding cassette domain-containing protein; this translates as MVVDHASFELPDGQPVLSDVSAAFPAGRTGLIGDNGTGKTTLMRLIAGELTPTEGSVHVAGSCSYLPQDVTSAADISVADQLGITAIRQALTRIEAGSVDVHDYDLVGDDWDVDARAVAELAGLGLRADVGWLDRPMSELSGGEAMGVALAATRLVRADVTLLDEPTNNLDAHARAALIGQLAHWPGAVIVVSHDRGLLEAVDAICELSWVGAGASRTQQVTMFGGNFSQFEAQREVQRAAAERELRSADAEVHRARAQMRAEQQRQQQRDRSARRENARGNVSKGERDFLANRAEKNTGGKKLMHNARLHDAEAARAAADAAARQPDVIRIPLPDTAVAPGKQIVQVKVGAGQQLRIDGPERIRVSGDNGTGKSMLLKLITGQVDAVPAGLFAAPVGLQLAPTVSTGVLSQRTDELDRFDTCIDALLDVAAQRTSGEARELLARFLITGDKAFQLPATLSGGERFRVAMARVLFTDPAPQLLVLDEPTNNLDMASVDHLLEALDGYQGALLVVTHDAHLAGGLHFNRSWQLRRTDEGTVIEEQLGG